The Stomoxys calcitrans chromosome 3, idStoCalc2.1, whole genome shotgun sequence genome includes a region encoding these proteins:
- the LOC131996028 gene encoding uncharacterized protein LOC131996028 yields MRNLKCESLDPEFAKFDICELTQAADLTKMNIILRLFKVPVTNWFCTAQIVYQKSLSVPLLNNTWDICDFMRKRKRGNVFSRIYAYLGPYTNLNHSCPFNHDIYVQNLTIMGKKTLVPMPNGNYRINFIFLTDGKKRFLVNFILGVKN; encoded by the exons ATGAGAAATCTCAAGTGTGAATCATTGGATCCGGAATTCGCCAAATTCGATATATGTGAGCTAACTCAAGCTGCCGACCTAACTAAAATGAATATCATATTGCGTTTGTTTAAAGTGCCCGTTACGAATTGGTTTTGCACTGCTCAGATAGTTTATCAGAAATCGCTAAGTGTACCCCTGCTCAATAATACCTGGGACATTTGCGATTTTATGCGAAAACGCAAACGCGGTAATGTTTTTTCACGCATTTACGCTTACCTAGGTCCCTATACAAATCTGAATCATAGCTGTCCTTTTAAT CATGAcatttatgtgcaaaatttgaccaTTATGGGAAAGAAGACTTTGGTTCCCATGCCAAATGGGAACTACAGGATCAACTTTATCTTTCTAACCGATGGCAAGAAACGTTTTTTGGTCAATTTTATTTTAGGAGTTAAGAATTAA